The following coding sequences are from one Candidatus Nitrosopumilus sp. SW window:
- the rimI gene encoding ribosomal protein S18-alanine N-acetyltransferase yields the protein MQVILRQLGDCNIRRAEPSDLIPVMEINLKTLPEHYSDYFYESLLADLPEAFIVAEIGGKHVGYIMCKTEYGFSNFKKLGFVKKGHVVSIAVLDDYRKKGIGKALVEESVKGVQSRKCDEFYLEVRCSNNEAVRLYEKLGFVIRQQLNAYYRDGEDAYLMAIEFT from the coding sequence ATGCAAGTAATTCTAAGACAATTAGGTGATTGTAATATCCGACGTGCTGAACCCAGCGATCTCATTCCTGTAATGGAAATTAATCTAAAAACCCTGCCAGAACATTATTCTGATTATTTCTATGAAAGTTTACTTGCAGACCTTCCAGAGGCATTCATTGTAGCAGAGATAGGCGGAAAACATGTTGGATACATAATGTGCAAAACTGAATATGGATTTTCAAATTTTAAGAAATTAGGTTTTGTCAAGAAGGGTCATGTTGTATCAATTGCAGTCCTTGATGATTATAGAAAGAAAGGAATTGGAAAAGCACTAGTTGAAGAATCTGTAAAAGGAGTACAATCCAGAAAATGTGATGAATTCTATTTGGAAGTAAGATGTAGTAATAATGAGGCTGTACGATTGTATGAAAAACTCGGATTTGTAATTAGACAACAGCTTAACGCCTATTATCGTGATGGTGAAGATGCATATCTTATGGCCATTGAATTTACTTAG
- a CDS encoding site-2 protease family protein: MEEHSQEDIISLVNSIFDVSDFIKTEFSMEFRIEDLEFKSKFEQLARKLEGMSFVCKLEQKDGGKFVIIQKFAIKKQRRWMKTAWTPRALFGIVIAFVMIDGYYRTSGTNSIVEIGEPLEMAAVYTLSLLGILGIHELGHIIAAKTHKLKTTWPYFIPGLPVIGIPTFGAFIQSRGLTINREILFDVAIAGPIAGLVIAVIVSIYGAYTAPILDSEMAAGLFEESRLMEWEQGEPLLMTASLAMFGKGGPGQEVIMTPIMFAAWIGFLITFLNLLPAWQLDGGHMARTLLGPKLHRYATFGSMAILVLLNYWLMAILILIMSSRNPSAMPLDDISPLSRNRKLAYIGIIGLAILCAPLPSGFLPNFLP; this comes from the coding sequence ATGGAAGAGCATTCTCAAGAAGACATTATTTCTTTAGTAAATTCCATATTTGATGTAAGTGATTTTATAAAAACAGAATTTTCCATGGAATTTAGAATTGAAGATTTAGAGTTCAAATCAAAATTTGAGCAGTTAGCAAGAAAATTAGAGGGTATGAGCTTTGTATGTAAGTTAGAACAAAAAGATGGTGGAAAATTTGTCATTATTCAAAAATTTGCAATAAAAAAACAAAGAAGATGGATGAAAACCGCATGGACTCCTAGAGCTTTATTTGGAATTGTAATTGCATTTGTTATGATTGACGGATACTACAGAACATCTGGAACAAATTCAATTGTAGAGATTGGAGAACCTCTTGAAATGGCAGCAGTCTACACATTATCGCTGCTGGGAATTTTAGGAATTCATGAATTAGGACACATCATTGCAGCAAAAACCCACAAACTAAAAACAACTTGGCCATACTTTATTCCAGGTTTACCAGTCATAGGGATTCCAACGTTTGGAGCATTTATTCAGTCTAGAGGATTAACCATCAATAGAGAAATTTTATTTGATGTTGCTATAGCAGGGCCTATTGCAGGATTAGTTATTGCAGTTATTGTTTCAATTTATGGAGCATATACAGCACCCATTTTAGATTCTGAAATGGCAGCAGGATTATTTGAAGAATCAAGATTGATGGAGTGGGAACAAGGAGAACCACTACTAATGACTGCAAGTCTTGCGATGTTTGGTAAAGGAGGTCCCGGACAGGAGGTAATCATGACTCCAATAATGTTTGCAGCGTGGATTGGATTTCTAATCACATTTTTGAATTTACTTCCAGCATGGCAATTAGACGGAGGCCACATGGCTAGAACATTACTTGGTCCAAAATTACACAGATATGCAACTTTTGGCAGTATGGCAATTCTAGTTTTGTTAAATTATTGGTTAATGGCAATTTTAATTCTAATAATGAGTTCAAGGAATCCTAGTGCAATGCCTTTGGATGATATTTCACCGCTTTCAAGAAATAGAAAATTAGCATACATTGGAATTATTGGATTGGCAATTTTATGCGCACCATTGCCATCAGGTTTTTTGCCTAATTTTCTACCTTAG
- a CDS encoding transketolase family protein, whose translation MNEPVMTDMRSEYSKSLIRLGRENPNVVVLGADTTDSLKTSSFGKEFPNRFFNVGIAEANLVTTSAGLAVSGKIPFASTYAIFLPGRAVDQIRNNVAYPSPPGKKGLNVKFVVSHGGLSVGPDGGSHQQIEDIAIMRVIPNFRVFIPADTVAVSKLTSLMANEYGPFYMRMARSKTPLVHSDSQNFETGKAITLRDGSDCTIAACGITVRMALEAAETLQQEGISCRVLDMFSIKPIDDEILEKAARETGCIVTTEEHNIIGGMGSAVAESVSESYPVPIKRIGAQDMFGESARDDEIPLLLEKHGITSFNMVKQVKEIRSKKL comes from the coding sequence TTGAATGAACCCGTAATGACTGACATGCGTTCAGAATATTCAAAGTCTTTAATTCGACTTGGGAGAGAAAACCCAAATGTTGTTGTTTTGGGAGCTGATACTACTGATTCTCTAAAAACATCTAGTTTTGGAAAAGAATTCCCAAATAGATTTTTCAATGTTGGAATTGCAGAGGCCAACCTCGTTACAACTTCTGCTGGATTAGCAGTATCTGGAAAAATTCCTTTTGCAAGTACTTATGCAATATTTTTACCTGGAAGAGCAGTTGATCAAATAAGAAATAATGTAGCTTATCCATCTCCACCTGGCAAAAAAGGTCTTAATGTAAAATTTGTAGTTTCACATGGTGGGCTTTCAGTTGGACCTGATGGTGGTTCACATCAGCAGATTGAAGATATTGCAATAATGAGAGTGATTCCAAATTTCCGAGTTTTTATTCCTGCAGACACTGTAGCAGTTTCTAAATTGACCTCTTTAATGGCAAACGAGTATGGCCCATTTTACATGCGAATGGCAAGATCTAAAACACCTTTGGTTCATTCAGATTCTCAAAATTTTGAAACTGGAAAAGCAATTACTCTGAGAGATGGTTCTGATTGTACAATTGCAGCCTGTGGAATTACTGTACGAATGGCATTAGAAGCTGCTGAAACACTCCAGCAAGAAGGAATTTCTTGTAGAGTCTTGGATATGTTTTCTATAAAACCAATTGATGATGAAATTTTAGAAAAAGCAGCTCGTGAAACTGGATGTATTGTTACTACTGAAGAACATAATATTATCGGTGGAATGGGTTCTGCAGTTGCTGAATCTGTTTCAGAATCATACCCTGTGCCCATTAAGAGAATTGGTGCTCAAGACATGTTTGGTGAATCTGCTAGAGATGACGAGATTCCTCTACTTTTAGAAAAGCACGGAATAACATCTTTTAATATGGTAAAACAAGTCAAAGAAATTAGGAGTAAAAAATTATGA
- a CDS encoding transcriptional regulator: protein MPEIWLNYGITDVVLDIRAENLEQKIDSDGKVLDDSAINEKLSTLDLSKPMELVVLHNSKSIQKIISSLFTLCEQKSKPFPKILTDKKILNQVKAGLPEGSSINEFDNMENPTSNLVFMGEMEFDGLFGYETISTRLLKKFGLESMLSAYAKRQGNLPVPGQYPESFQEAKKFSDNFEIQGIEIVANSHGIIDFSVGHPSETISNTKILESNSIKDVGQHKTMIISTGKDASNDNLGKSFSSLWNCSNAIKKDGLAILVAECKGGLGSDAIQQYIEDRLTLEQLRNPTKYISGMEDLLFLSEVQKNFQIGLVSILPEFYAKKLNMISLPGIKYSMDYILKTQGARQKVAVVADGARLLLR, encoded by the coding sequence ATGCCTGAAATTTGGTTAAATTATGGTATTACAGACGTTGTTTTGGATATAAGAGCCGAAAATTTAGAGCAAAAAATCGATTCTGATGGTAAAGTTTTAGATGACTCAGCGATCAATGAAAAATTGAGTACCTTAGATTTGTCAAAACCTATGGAACTGGTGGTTTTACATAACTCAAAATCTATTCAGAAAATAATTTCATCCTTGTTTACATTATGCGAACAAAAATCAAAACCCTTTCCAAAAATTCTTACTGATAAAAAAATCCTAAATCAAGTTAAAGCTGGACTTCCAGAAGGTAGCTCAATTAATGAGTTTGATAATATGGAAAACCCAACCTCGAATCTTGTATTTATGGGTGAAATGGAATTTGATGGTCTCTTTGGTTATGAAACTATTTCTACACGCCTTCTCAAAAAATTTGGTCTAGAATCTATGCTTTCAGCATATGCCAAAAGACAAGGGAATCTACCCGTTCCTGGCCAATATCCTGAAAGTTTTCAAGAAGCAAAGAAATTTTCTGATAACTTTGAAATTCAAGGAATTGAAATTGTTGCAAATTCTCATGGTATAATTGATTTTTCAGTTGGACATCCATCAGAAACTATCTCTAACACAAAGATTCTGGAGTCAAACTCAATCAAAGATGTTGGTCAGCATAAAACAATGATAATCAGTACTGGTAAAGATGCAAGTAATGATAATCTTGGAAAATCTTTTTCATCTTTATGGAATTGTTCTAATGCAATCAAAAAAGATGGTCTTGCAATTTTAGTTGCTGAATGTAAAGGGGGATTAGGTTCTGATGCAATTCAACAGTATATTGAAGATCGATTGACTTTGGAACAATTGCGAAATCCTACAAAATACATTAGCGGTATGGAAGATCTTCTATTCCTTTCAGAGGTGCAAAAGAATTTTCAAATTGGGCTTGTTTCCATTTTACCTGAATTCTATGCAAAGAAACTAAACATGATTTCATTACCTGGAATAAAATATTCTATGGATTATATCTTAAAGACTCAAGGTGCAAGACAAAAGGTTGCTGTAGTTGCAGATGGTGCTAGACTATTACTAAGGTAG
- a CDS encoding class I SAM-dependent methyltransferase family protein translates to MLKKSLESILSPEESEELISAFDQIGEIIIVRIPDSLLSKKKIIGEALLNDVKIVRSVFYQASAVEGDFRTRNLEIIAGEDNTETEYKEFGCKFIVDVENAFFSPRLSTERDRISNLIQEGEVMTNMFAGVGMFSIIAAKKKKCTVYSLDINPIASELCERNIKLNKLAGEVISINGDATQIINEQLIDKSDRTLMLLPERSDEFLESAIKTTKDGGVIHYYSHIHADKKSDAGKLSEEHYLQVSPIKSEILGSKIVRPVGPRYYQTVVDVKISK, encoded by the coding sequence ATGCTAAAAAAATCACTTGAAAGTATACTTTCTCCAGAAGAGAGCGAAGAATTAATTTCGGCATTCGATCAAATTGGAGAAATCATTATTGTAAGAATCCCAGATTCTCTCTTATCTAAGAAAAAGATTATTGGTGAAGCCCTATTGAATGATGTAAAGATTGTAAGGAGTGTCTTTTATCAAGCATCAGCTGTAGAAGGAGACTTTCGTACACGAAATCTAGAGATTATTGCAGGAGAGGACAATACAGAAACAGAATACAAGGAATTTGGATGTAAATTTATCGTAGATGTAGAAAATGCATTTTTTTCACCCAGATTATCTACTGAACGAGATAGAATCTCAAATCTGATTCAAGAAGGTGAGGTAATGACCAATATGTTTGCAGGAGTAGGAATGTTTTCAATAATAGCTGCAAAAAAGAAAAAATGTACAGTTTACAGTCTTGACATCAATCCAATTGCATCAGAATTATGTGAGAGAAATATCAAACTAAACAAACTTGCAGGAGAAGTCATTTCAATTAATGGGGATGCAACACAGATTATCAATGAGCAGTTGATAGATAAATCAGATAGAACACTAATGTTACTACCTGAAAGATCTGATGAATTTTTAGAATCTGCAATTAAAACAACTAAAGATGGAGGAGTGATTCATTACTATTCACATATACATGCAGATAAAAAATCAGATGCAGGGAAACTTTCAGAAGAACATTATTTGCAAGTTTCTCCAATAAAATCAGAAATATTGGGTTCAAAAATTGTTAGACCAGTTGGTCCAAGATATTATCAAACAGTTGTAGATGTTAAAATTTCCAAGTAA
- the fsa gene encoding fructose-6-phosphate aldolase: MKIFLDTANLESIKKFNDMGLLDGITTNPSLMSKEKGNPKDAMEEITKIIKGDVSLEVVSTEFSGMVEEGKRLREYGKNVVVKVPMTPDGLKACKSLSSEGIPVNVTLVFSPNQALLAAKSGAKYVSPFIGRLDDIGQDGMNLIQDIKEIFKNYPHLKTEILVASVRHPMHVVEAAKIGADVVTLPPGVLDKMLQHPLTKIGLENFLKDWEKVKAENPDVKI, encoded by the coding sequence ATGAAAATCTTTCTTGACACTGCCAATTTAGAATCTATAAAAAAATTTAATGATATGGGATTACTTGATGGAATTACCACAAATCCATCTCTTATGTCAAAAGAAAAAGGTAATCCTAAAGATGCAATGGAAGAGATTACCAAAATTATCAAAGGTGATGTAAGTCTAGAAGTTGTTAGTACTGAATTTTCTGGAATGGTTGAAGAAGGAAAACGACTACGTGAATATGGAAAAAATGTTGTCGTTAAAGTTCCTATGACTCCTGATGGATTAAAAGCCTGTAAGTCACTTTCTTCAGAAGGAATCCCAGTAAATGTTACACTGGTTTTCTCTCCAAATCAAGCTCTACTTGCTGCAAAATCTGGCGCAAAATATGTTAGTCCATTTATTGGGCGATTAGATGATATTGGTCAAGATGGTATGAATTTAATTCAAGATATTAAAGAAATTTTCAAAAATTACCCTCATCTAAAAACTGAAATTCTAGTTGCTAGTGTACGTCATCCAATGCATGTGGTAGAAGCTGCAAAGATTGGAGCAGATGTGGTGACTTTGCCCCCTGGTGTATTAGATAAAATGCTACAGCACCCTTTGACAAAAATTGGTTTAGAAAATTTCCTAAAAGATTGGGAAAAGGTTAAAGCTGAAAATCCTGATGTAAAAATCTAA
- a CDS encoding ribulose-phosphate 3-epimerase — translation MGLNYYQIKKNVLRARKLVIKATNTAGSGHPGGSFSMAEILGCLFNKHLKFDPKNPQWEDRDRLVLSKGHAAPGLFSNMAVAGYFPESELETLRKFGSKLQGHPDLKCPGVEFCGGSLGTGLSYSVGIALAGKIDSKDYHVYTIIGDGESDEGQVWEAAMTAAKYKVDNLTVFLDRNFIQQDSYTEKIMPLDKKLESDNLSEMWKDASRWKTGDKWRSFGWNVIEIDGHRVEQIDSAIAKANATKGVPTIIISRTIKGKSVEHMEDNPAWHGKAPDSDVVPIINMELDSQFMIAPSIIAGDMTNLENEVKRCVSGRADYIHLDVMDGQFVPNKTFDHVKIKELRPLTVIPFDSHLMINDPVKHVRDYIEAGSDIVTVHAEVTDESSFGEIHDVLRQNQVGVGFAINPDTELPEWSYKFLSTLDQLIVMSVVPGKSGQKYIEETHAKMARLNTILKEHDFSGYIEADGGVNLENIGSVFADGARAFVGGGAIIGQQDVRAAIRDFRNEVLTSRRQLLLDKANELGGTELVNKWIGLHVVGEKQEQIKKIAQERGYL, via the coding sequence ATGGGGCTCAATTATTATCAAATTAAAAAGAATGTTCTAAGAGCTCGAAAATTAGTTATCAAAGCCACAAATACTGCTGGTTCGGGACATCCTGGTGGTTCATTTTCAATGGCCGAGATTTTGGGTTGTTTGTTTAACAAACATCTGAAATTTGATCCTAAAAACCCTCAATGGGAAGATAGAGATCGATTAGTGTTGTCAAAAGGTCACGCTGCACCAGGTTTGTTTTCAAATATGGCTGTTGCAGGATATTTCCCAGAATCTGAACTTGAAACTTTGAGAAAATTTGGAAGTAAATTACAAGGTCATCCCGACTTGAAATGTCCTGGCGTTGAATTTTGTGGTGGCTCTTTAGGTACTGGTTTATCCTATTCTGTTGGAATTGCACTTGCAGGAAAAATTGACTCTAAAGATTATCATGTTTATACAATTATTGGAGATGGTGAATCTGATGAAGGGCAAGTTTGGGAAGCTGCTATGACTGCAGCAAAATACAAGGTTGATAATCTTACTGTTTTTCTTGATAGGAATTTTATCCAACAGGACTCTTACACTGAAAAAATTATGCCTCTTGACAAAAAACTGGAGAGTGACAATCTTTCTGAAATGTGGAAAGATGCATCTAGATGGAAAACTGGTGACAAATGGAGATCTTTTGGTTGGAATGTTATTGAAATTGATGGTCATCGAGTTGAACAGATTGATTCAGCTATTGCAAAAGCAAATGCCACCAAAGGTGTACCAACAATAATTATCTCAAGAACAATCAAAGGAAAATCTGTTGAACACATGGAAGACAATCCTGCTTGGCATGGAAAAGCACCTGACTCTGACGTTGTTCCGATTATCAATATGGAATTAGATTCTCAATTTATGATTGCGCCATCGATAATTGCAGGTGATATGACAAATCTTGAAAATGAAGTTAAAAGATGTGTTTCTGGTAGAGCTGATTACATTCATCTAGATGTAATGGATGGTCAATTTGTTCCAAACAAAACATTTGATCATGTTAAAATCAAAGAATTACGACCACTTACTGTAATCCCCTTTGATTCTCATTTAATGATTAATGATCCTGTAAAACATGTTCGAGATTACATTGAAGCAGGAAGTGATATTGTCACTGTGCATGCAGAAGTAACTGACGAATCTAGTTTTGGAGAAATTCATGATGTATTAAGACAAAATCAGGTTGGTGTTGGTTTTGCAATAAATCCTGACACTGAATTACCTGAATGGTCTTACAAATTCTTGTCTACTCTTGATCAACTTATTGTAATGTCTGTGGTTCCTGGAAAATCTGGTCAAAAATACATTGAAGAGACACATGCAAAAATGGCTAGATTGAATACTATCCTAAAAGAACATGATTTTTCAGGATATATTGAGGCTGATGGAGGTGTGAATCTTGAAAACATTGGATCAGTTTTTGCAGATGGTGCTCGCGCATTTGTTGGCGGAGGAGCTATTATTGGACAACAAGATGTACGCGCTGCAATTAGAGATTTCAGAAATGAAGTATTAACTTCTAGAAGACAACTTTTACTTGATAAAGCAAATGAACTAGGTGGAACAGAATTAGTGAACAAATGGATTGGGTTGCATGTTGTTGGTGAAAAACAAGAACAAATTAAAAAAATTGCACAGGAGAGAGGATATCTTTGA
- a CDS encoding leucyl aminopeptidase yields the protein MKIKIQNTPKKTQLLCGFALEKSDKVLGLPKLDAKTSFAVNQSLKDMEGKFGKLTIIPTTGKNQFQRILIAGIGKKEAITKDTFRQISGKIAQKSRELKLKEFSIITPPTFVIDQISSTSQIVEGVKMALYKFEKFKAEKEEKSPDMTIIVSKSNKVLQAIKTAEIVADGAIFTKSIANLPPNECTPSTLANFAKTISKNKMKCKIISKQELKKKGFGGISAVGQGSKNEPKLIIMEHSRGSRNEKPIVLVGKAVTFDTGGISLKPGANMDEMKFDKCGGCTVLGIMKAVSELKLPINVIGIVPSVENMPGGESYRPGDIIKLYNGKTAEILNTDAEGRLILADALAYGEKYYSPKAIIDFATLTGACIIALGTNVAGMVSNNEKLSKKIFESSKNTTEQIWELPLNQEFMDMIKSDVADMKNIGIGRAAGTITAAAFLRNAIEDTPWTHLDIAGVAWTQIATKEKSYNPKGATGFGVRLILDYLQKL from the coding sequence ATGAAGATCAAAATACAAAATACTCCAAAGAAAACACAACTTCTTTGTGGATTTGCATTAGAGAAATCAGATAAAGTTTTAGGATTACCAAAATTAGATGCCAAAACATCCTTTGCAGTAAATCAGTCACTCAAAGATATGGAAGGAAAGTTTGGCAAATTAACAATTATTCCAACTACAGGAAAAAATCAATTTCAAAGAATCCTAATTGCAGGTATAGGAAAAAAAGAAGCCATTACAAAAGATACTTTTAGACAGATTTCAGGTAAAATTGCTCAAAAATCGCGTGAATTAAAATTAAAAGAATTTTCAATTATCACACCCCCCACATTTGTTATTGATCAAATTTCTTCAACATCACAAATTGTGGAAGGAGTAAAAATGGCATTATACAAATTTGAAAAATTCAAGGCTGAAAAAGAAGAAAAATCTCCAGATATGACAATAATTGTTTCAAAATCAAACAAGGTTTTACAAGCAATAAAGACAGCAGAAATTGTTGCAGATGGAGCTATATTTACAAAAAGTATTGCTAATTTACCTCCAAACGAGTGTACGCCATCAACATTAGCAAATTTTGCAAAAACTATTTCCAAAAATAAAATGAAATGTAAAATTATTTCAAAACAAGAACTGAAAAAGAAAGGTTTTGGAGGGATTTCGGCAGTAGGGCAAGGAAGTAAGAATGAACCAAAACTAATCATCATGGAACACAGTAGGGGTTCAAGAAATGAAAAACCAATAGTACTTGTTGGAAAAGCTGTCACATTTGATACTGGAGGAATTTCATTGAAACCCGGAGCAAATATGGATGAAATGAAATTTGATAAATGTGGAGGTTGCACAGTGTTAGGAATTATGAAAGCAGTTTCAGAATTAAAATTACCAATTAATGTAATTGGAATTGTTCCATCTGTGGAAAATATGCCAGGTGGAGAATCATATAGACCAGGAGACATAATTAAACTATACAATGGAAAAACAGCAGAAATTCTCAATACAGATGCAGAAGGACGATTAATTTTAGCTGATGCATTAGCATATGGAGAAAAATATTATTCGCCAAAAGCAATTATTGATTTTGCTACATTAACAGGAGCTTGTATTATAGCATTAGGAACTAATGTAGCAGGAATGGTTTCAAATAATGAAAAATTATCAAAGAAAATTTTTGAATCATCAAAAAATACTACAGAACAAATTTGGGAGCTTCCATTAAATCAGGAATTCATGGACATGATAAAATCAGATGTAGCAGACATGAAAAATATTGGCATAGGAAGAGCAGCTGGAACAATAACTGCTGCTGCATTTTTGAGAAATGCAATAGAAGATACACCATGGACACATTTGGATATTGCAGGTGTAGCTTGGACACAAATTGCCACAAAAGAAAAATCATACAATCCAAAAGGAGCAACAGGTTTTGGAGTTAGATTGATTTTAGATTATTTACAAAAATTGTAA
- a CDS encoding CxxC-x17-CxxC domain-containing protein, producing the protein MSFGEEREMHTATCGDCGNECQVPFKPKEDRPVYCRECFPNHRPERRSGDRFGGRSRFNRQREMHTATCGDCGNECQVPFKPKEDRPVYCRECFPNHRQTPSV; encoded by the coding sequence ATGTCCTTTGGTGAAGAAAGAGAGATGCACACAGCAACATGCGGTGATTGCGGAAATGAATGTCAAGTACCATTCAAACCTAAAGAGGACAGACCCGTTTATTGTAGAGAATGTTTCCCAAACCACAGACCTGAAAGACGTAGTGGGGATAGATTTGGAGGAAGATCAAGATTCAATAGACAAAGAGAGATGCATACAGCAACATGCGGTGATTGCGGAAATGAATGTCAAGTACCATTCAAACCTAAAGAGGACAGACCCGTTTATTGTAGAGAATGTTTCCCAAACCACAGACAAACCCCTAGTGTTTAG
- a CDS encoding ribosome biogenesis/translation initiation ATPase RLI translates to MTHRVGVLDHELCQPKKCGLECIKYCPVNKSGADCIVLNEESKKAQIDEDICNGCGICVKVCPFDAITIVNLASELATDKIHQYGPNSFRLYKLPTPKKGEVVGLLGRNGMGKSTVVNILSGNLKPNLGRYEDPPEWDEILKYYSGTELKQHFDKIKQNQIRASIKPQQVHHIAQAFDGTGKELIEKYDERGVSRELIKELGLQNSVDQSLKELSGGELQRIAVAAAASKDTEFYFFDEPSSYNDVFQRTGVARVIQSLAKIGKSVMVVEHDLTLLDFLSDYIEVLYGEPSAYGIVSNILSTKVGINVFLDGYLPNENVRFRDKAFSFDVSSTSTDEFQEGSEIVSYPKLIRKYPSFSVEIEPGRVRKGEVLGIMGANALGKTTMMKMIAGVEKPDSGEIDKKIKIAYKPQYLQNDIDVEVVALLDKANGSPVEGSLEEEQILDPLKIKKLYNKSVKNLSGGELQKVAVASCLLQKVDLYALDEPSAFLDVEDRIAVAKFLQKFVRSFGKSAIVIDHDLQLMDLISDTMVIFEGESGAAGKATSPLPKADAMNKFLRSLDMSFRRDEKSLRPRVNKLESRLDKDQKSSGNFYYKN, encoded by the coding sequence ATGACGCATAGAGTCGGAGTTTTAGATCATGAGCTCTGTCAGCCTAAAAAATGCGGTTTAGAGTGCATAAAGTACTGTCCAGTTAACAAATCAGGCGCAGATTGTATTGTACTCAATGAGGAATCAAAAAAGGCCCAGATTGATGAGGATATTTGTAATGGGTGTGGAATATGTGTCAAGGTATGTCCATTTGATGCAATTACAATAGTAAATTTAGCAAGCGAGTTAGCTACTGATAAAATTCACCAATATGGTCCAAATTCATTTCGATTATACAAATTGCCAACTCCAAAGAAAGGAGAGGTAGTAGGTTTACTTGGAAGAAACGGTATGGGGAAAAGTACTGTTGTAAACATTCTATCAGGAAATCTAAAACCAAATCTTGGAAGATATGAAGACCCTCCTGAATGGGACGAGATTTTAAAATATTATAGTGGAACGGAATTAAAACAACATTTTGATAAAATTAAACAAAATCAAATACGTGCATCAATTAAACCACAACAAGTACACCATATCGCACAAGCATTTGATGGAACTGGAAAAGAGCTTATTGAAAAATATGATGAGAGAGGAGTATCTAGAGAGTTGATCAAAGAATTAGGATTACAAAATTCTGTTGATCAAAGCTTAAAGGAATTAAGTGGTGGAGAATTACAAAGAATTGCAGTAGCTGCTGCAGCTTCTAAGGATACAGAATTTTACTTTTTTGACGAACCATCATCTTACAATGATGTTTTTCAAAGAACAGGTGTTGCACGAGTAATTCAAAGTCTTGCAAAAATTGGGAAAAGCGTAATGGTTGTAGAACACGACTTGACATTACTTGATTTTCTTAGTGATTATATCGAAGTACTTTATGGGGAACCATCAGCTTATGGTATTGTATCAAATATTCTTTCAACCAAAGTCGGAATCAATGTTTTCCTTGATGGATATCTACCAAATGAAAATGTAAGATTTAGAGATAAAGCATTTTCATTTGATGTTTCATCTACATCTACAGATGAATTTCAAGAAGGAAGTGAAATTGTAAGCTATCCAAAATTAATAAGAAAATACCCTTCATTTTCAGTTGAAATCGAGCCTGGTCGGGTAAGGAAAGGAGAGGTCTTGGGAATTATGGGAGCAAATGCACTTGGAAAGACCACTATGATGAAGATGATTGCAGGTGTTGAAAAACCAGATTCCGGTGAAATTGATAAAAAAATTAAGATAGCATACAAACCACAATATCTTCAAAATGATATTGATGTAGAAGTTGTTGCATTACTTGACAAAGCAAATGGAAGTCCAGTTGAAGGAAGTCTTGAAGAAGAACAGATTCTTGATCCATTAAAGATCAAGAAACTCTACAACAAATCAGTAAAGAATCTCTCAGGAGGAGAACTACAAAAAGTAGCAGTGGCATCATGTCTTTTGCAAAAAGTAGATTTGTATGCACTTGATGAACCATCAGCATTTTTAGATGTTGAAGATAGAATTGCTGTTGCAAAATTTTTACAGAAATTTGTTCGCTCTTTTGGAAAGTCAGCGATTGTAATTGATCATGATTTACAGTTAATGGATTTAATTTCAGATACCATGGTAATCTTTGAAGGAGAATCAGGAGCTGCAGGAAAAGCTACATCACCATTACCAAAAGCAGATGCAATGAATAAATTCCTAAGATCATTGGACATGTCATTTAGACGAGATGAAAAGAGTCTTAGACCAAGAGTAAACAAATTAGAAAGCAGATTAGATAAAGACCAGAAATCATCTGGGAATTTCTATTACAAGAATTGA